A stretch of DNA from Paenibacillus sp. FSL W8-0186:
CATGGTTATTGCTATGTTGTTGATTAGTATATTTGTTAAAATTAGTGACACAGTGACATTAATCACGTATAATCATGAGAAGATATAGAGTATAACAGGTGTTTGAAATTAGTAGTACAATTTTAGGGTGTTTAAAGGGGGACAATCGAATGATATCCCTGCAGGAGGTTAGCAAGAGCTATGGCCAGCAGCGAAATGACAGATTAGCTGCGGTTCAGGAAGTAACTCTCTCGGTTGAGGAAGGAACGATTCATGGCATCATCGGACCTAGCGGCGCAGGAAAATCCACGCTGCTGCGGCTGATGAATATGCTGGAAGCTCCGGATGCAGGGAGGGTCATCGTAGCAGGCCAGGATTGGACCGTCCTGAGTGAAGGCGAGCTGCGCCGGGCGAGAAGATCCATTGGCATGATTTTTCAGCAATTCAACTTGCTTCAGAATCGTACGGTCAGCGGCAATGTCTCCGTTCCCCTGGAGCTGGCTGGGCTGCCGAGAAAGGAGCGGGCCGAGCGGGTTCGCGAGTGCCTGCGGTTTGTCGGGTTATTGGACAAGGCGGAGGAATACCCGGCGACGCTTAGCGGAGGGCAGAAGCAGCGGGTAGCGATAGCCCGCGCTCTGGCGAATCACCCGAAGGTACTGCTCTGCGACGAGCCGACCTCTTCCCTCGATCCGAATACGACGAATGATATCCTTGGCGTCTTGAGGCATGTGAACGAGACCTTGGGCGTCACGATCATTATCGTCACGCACGAGATGGATGTAGTAGCGCAGCTATGCCAACGGGTCTCCGTGATGGAGGACGGCCGGCTGACGGACAGCTTTGCACTGCAGCCTCAGAACCGTGCTTCTGCGATCCTGTCACCGAAATCGTACAGGGAACAGCTGTTGGGGACGGAGGGGGTTAGCGATGTTTGATATTTCTGTCATGCTGGACAGTATGATTCAATACGAGGCTGAAATCAGGAAGGCGATCGGCGAGACCTTCTTCATGGTGGGAATATCGGTTGCCGCTGCCATCGTCTGCGGCCTGCCTGTCGGCACCCTGCTGTTCCTGTGCCGCAAAGGCCAGATCTACGAGAACCGCACCTGGTCATGGCTGCTTAACGGCCTCGTCAATATCATCCGCTCCTTCCCGTTTCTGCTGCTGGTTGTCTTCATGATTCCGCTCACACGGATCATTGTGGGTACAGCAATCGGCACGGTGGCAGCCTCGATACCTTTGTCGGTCGTGGCGATTGCGCTCTATGCCAGGCAGGTAGAGCAGGCGCTGCTCGATGTGCCTCGCGGCGTGATCGAAGCGGCGCGCTCGATGGGTGCGTCCAAGCTGGAGATGATCTTCAAGTTTCTGTACGTGGAGGCTCGATCAGGCCTCGTGCTGGGATTAACTACGTCGACGATCAGCTACATTTCCTATTCAACCGTCGTGGGGATCGTCGGAGGCGGCGGGATTGGCGATTTTGCCATTCGCTACGGATATCAGCGTTTTGAGACGGAATTGATGACCGGGGTGATCCTATTGATGATCGTGCTGGTACAGGGTATTCAATATGCAGGCACGACGATTTCCAAGTTGCTGGATAAGCGGTCATAGCCGCAAGATTTATAATTTTTACAATATACTTAGAGAAATATTCGGAGGGAAACATACGATGAAAAAATGGATGCTCATGCTCTCATTACTAATGGTTGTTGTGACCGGCTGCGGTAAACAAGCGGACAGCGGCGCAGCGAATAAGGAGGTCTCGCCAGCGGAATCGCCGCAGCAGCAGGAGGAGGTCACGCTTAAAGTGGCAACCCTTATTCCGCCGATGACCGAGATCCTCGAACTCGTTCAGCCACTGCTGAAGGAAGAAGGCGTTAATTTGGAGCTTGTCGTATTGTCGGACAATATCCAGCCGAATGATGCGCTGGCGAATAAGGAAGTGGACGTCAACTTCTTTCAGCACGTCCCGTATATGGAGCAGTACAATCAGAACAAGAATGCTAATCTGGTAGCTGTACAACCAATCTATCACGCTGTATACGGCGCTTATTCGAAGCGTTATAAATCGATGGAAGAGCTGCCGGAGGGCGCGGTGATCGCCATCGCTAACGATCCGTCCAACATTGGACGTTCGCTGGATATGCTGGATAAAGCCGGCATTATCAAGCTGAAGGAAGGCGTCGGCATTGAAGCGACGCAAGCAGATATTATCGAAAATGAGAAGAACTATAAGTTCGAGGAGGTGGATTTGCTTATGCTGGCGCGGATGCTGGACGATGCGGATCTCGCGCTCATGACGCCGGCTTATGCGAGCCCGCTCGGCTTGACGCCGAAGAAGGACGCCCTATTGACCGAGACGGCGGAATCCGATTTCGCGATTACGCTAGTAGCCCGCGAGGATAACAAGGACTCTGAAGCGGTGCAGAAGCTGGCCAAGGCCATGTCCGGTCCTGAGGTGAAGCAGTTCCTGCAAGACAATTACGATGAAATCGCCATTCCTGCTTTCGAATGATTTCAAATGAACATTAAACAAAAATCCGGGATTTCCCCATGCGGGAGGCCCCGGATTTTTGTTTCTAACGATACAGGTCATCCACAGGCTGCCCTAGATTTCGGAGAAGATGAGGACGTCATGTATCAAAAATATACCGGCTGCTACGTTACCGTTGACAGCTCCGGCGTGGTCACGAAGGCTGAGAAGCCTGATGGTGAAGAGAAAGACGAAAATCAGCAAAAGCTATTTAATCAGGGCTCAAAGCATGAAGACGATGGTGCAAATGATGAGTAAGAAGGTGGAGAGCCAGAAGTAGTGAATTCTTCCCATCAGGAGAATCCGAGTTCTGGACTTGATGGAGATGTCCCGGACTTGCGAAGATATTACCTAATGAGTAGAGAAAAGGAGCATTCTATGTTAACTGAATGCTCCTGATCTACTAAGGCCAATATGGATTGTATTGAACGTAACCTCTGTAGGTCACATAATGGTAACCTGAACCATCGTTATCAATAACGGTGAGGGAAGGATTAACCAGTTGTAGTGTTCCTGTAAACCTACCAGCTGGAAAGTAAGTAATGTGGTAGTAACTAAGTGATGGAAAACTAGAATCTTTCTCTCCCTTTCCAAAATAAATAGTTCTAGAAACTTCTACATATTTTGGAGAGGTATCATAGAAGTCATTAGCCTTATTTGCTGCACTGGCTGTTGATGCTGGCAATACTGAAGTAATAGCAATTAAAAATGTCAAGAAGAGAGTGATAAAAGATGTTCTTTTTAAACTAAATTTCATAGATTAACACCTCCTTTTTTAATTAATATATACATTTGTGGAAAATAAATCAATTAAATTTTAATTATAATATGTAAATATAGAAATTTAAGGGTATTTAATTGAATGAAAGATAGGATGATATTAGTAAATGTAATAGATAGATGACTATGCTTACATGATGAGTTTGAGTTGATAAGTTAATGCACAGTTCAATCATATAGCGCGTTAAGGGGGAATGGTGATGCTGGACGAAGGACTTAAGACGGAATCATGGACTTCGGAGCAGATCAATGCTCACCTTCAGCGGATCGGAGCGGATAAGCTTCCAAGCATAGTTGTAAGTAGTCGATTGAATACGACTGCTCCACAAATAGCAATGAAGATTGGACGGTACCAGGGGATTGAGGAGATTGGTGATGGCGTGGGAACAAGGGGGACTTTTCCCAAAAGCAAGTGAGCAGGAAATTCAGCGTACGAAATTCCTGCTCGGAAAATATACAAGCATGATTGTATGTCTGACAGTGCTATTCGTCGAAAGATCGATGACGGGGTGAAAAGCATGGACAATTCACTTAAGCTGGTGGTTTTTTTGAACAAGGTAACGCGAATTTTTCATAAATAAAATGCCAGAAGCCCATAAACTTTATGAGAGGGCTTCTAATTAGTTTTTTTTACTACTTATTTAATGGCTCAACATTATCGTAAAGCATATAAGGAGGCATGCCAGGTTAATCCAGCTTGTAGTACATCAAGGATCTCTTTTAATGATTCCTCAGGAGAGTAAATTAATGTCATATCGCTATTCGACCCGGCGCAGACGCAAATCCTTCGTAAACCATTGACGATAGCTGAGCGTGCTGAGCAGGATGCTGGTAATGGCGGCGGAGCTGGTAAAGGCAAACACGATCAGAATTTGATAGCGAACCGCCTCGACGGGATCGGCTCCGGCGATGATCATGCCGGTCATCATGCCCGGCAGCTGGACGAGCCCTACGGTTTTCATTCCATCGATCGTCGGGATCATACTCGATTTCACGGAGCGTTTCATGACATCCTGAACCGATCTCCGAGCGGATGCGCCCAGGGAGAGCAGCGTTTCGATTTCGCCGCGCGAAGCAAGGATATCGCGTTTGAACTGGTTCAGGAACAATCCGGCCACCACCATGGCGTTGCCAATAGTCATGCCGCTGATCGGAATGATGTATTGGGGTGTTGGCTCTATAATGTCCAGACCCAGCAAGAGGCCCATCATGAGCAATTCCGTGGCCGCAATGGCTATGACCACTCTCCACCAGATTCCTGCCAGCCCTTTGCCCCGCTTGGCGGCATTGCTGGCAGCGACGGTAATCATGAATATGACGATCGCTATGATGAATAATGGATGATTGCTGTTAAAGACAAACTGAAGCACGTAGCCGACGAGCAGCAGTTGCACAGCGGCACGGATTGTTCCGATGGCGATATCCTTCTCCAGCTCAAGCTTCTGCCATACGGAAATCAGCATCGTGACCATCACGAAAATAATCGTAAAGCTGAGTGCTAAGAGAGACATAATTCACCTCTGTCCAGCGGCTGACTTAGGAATTTGCGGGCAAGACCTGTCTTGGGCTGCTCAAAAAACTGCTTCGCCGGCGTCTTTTCCAGCAGGGTATGATCACCCATAAACCAGACATAATCGCTGATCCGGGCAGCCTGCTCCAGTTGATGCGTCACCCAGATCATGGCGGTGCCTTCCTGGCGATGCCATTGTTGGAGCAGTTCCTCTACCCTTATGGCGTTGCTCTGATCCAGCGAAGCTGTGATTTCGTCGAGCAATAGTATTTTTGGCCGCAGCAGCAGCGACCGGATCAGGGCGATGCGCTGCTTCTCCCCGCCGGATAAATCGGCTGCATTTTTGCTGAGGTCGATCGTCTCAAGGCCTGCTTGTGCAAGCAGCTTGCCCACAAGCGGAGCGTCGTAAGGAATGCGGTGCAATTGATGCACCGTCCGCAAATTATCCTCGACGCTGCCGGGCAGCATGACGGCCTGCTGGGCCACATAGCAGACGGCTTTACGCCATTCTATAGGATCGATTTGCCTGGAGGATATGCCCTCCAGGCGGATATCGCCTTCATCGGCTATATCCAGCAGGGATAAAATTCGCAGTAAGGTGCTTTTGCCTTGCCCGGACATGCCCAGAAGGGCAACGCGGTCATGGCGGGCTACCGCTGCGCTGACATTGCTAAATAGAAGAGTCCCGGGCGAGTCCGCATGGCTCTTCTTTAATTGTTCCATTTCAAGCAGAGTAGGCAAGATGGTGGGCACCTCTTTTACAGGATATTTATATAGTATATTTTAACAAACCTTTGGAATAAAAAGTGGATTACACAACGTATGAAATAATGTTATAATAATTGAAAGTGAAATGAATTTACATGAAACATTTCATGGAATGGTTTCAAATGTGACTTCCTTCACTGGAATAAGTATTAATTTGTAGTATTCTAAATTCAAGGCAACAAACTGAGCTTGATAATAACAAAAATAAAATTTGAATATGGATCTTCGGGGTAAGGTGAAATTCCTGACCGGCGGTGATAGTCCGTTCCTTGAACGGCCTTTAGCCCGCGACTCCCTGTCTGAATGAGACAGGGACTGATCTGGTGAAAATCCAGGGCCGACGGTAAAGTCCGGATGGGAGAAGATCAAGGGTAAGCATGCTGTGGATTTGTCATGTCCAGGCAAGCTTATTTGATCAGCCCCCGTACAGATCGACGATGTCGATGACGGGGGTTTTCTGCGTATAAGACTCCGTATTCAAGGTAAGGAGATTGCAAGATGGAAAACGCAACTGTAGGAGTCAAAATCAAACCTTCGCTGCCGCTGCAGGCCGCCCGCCCGAAAAGCGGGTTCTGGCTAGTCGTTCTCGGAGCTGCCCTTTGGGGGGCTGATCCGCTATTTCGCATCATTTTGCTCAAGTCGCTCACATCGGCGCAAATCGTGCTGCTGGAGCATATCATCATCGCCTTGATTGCCATTCCGGTCATGTGGAAGAATCGCCAGGAGCTGCGAGGATTGGGCTGGAAGCAAGCCGGAGCCCTGCTCTTCATTTCCTGGGGCGGATCGGCCATAGCCACGATCCTGTTCACGATGGGACTCGTTCATGGCAATCCCAACGCCGTTCTGCTTCTGCAGAAGCTTCAGCCGCTGTTTGCGATCGTCCTGGCAAGAATGCTGCTAAAGGAACGGCTGCCTCGTCATTTCTCTTGGCTGATTATTCTGGCACTGGCCGGCACCTATCTGCTGACCTTCGGCTTTACTCTGCCGATCGGGCACTGGAGCGAAATCGTACAGGTCGGCAGCCTGCTGTCGCTTGGCGCGGCGGCGCTGTGGGGCGGTTCTACAGTAATGGGCCGTCTGATGGTGGGCCAAATGAAATACGAGACGGTAACCTCGCTTCGCTTCGTGCTGGCACTGCCGCTGTTGTTGGCAATTACCTGGAACGAAGGGGCAGCTTGGAACATACCTACTGAGGCTGGCGCTTTTGCGGCCGTATCCTTGAACTTGCTCGGTCAAGCGCTGCTGCCAGGCTTGCTCAGCCTGCTCGTCTATTATAAAGGGCTGACTACGACCAAGGCCTCGGTCGCCACACTTGCGGAGCTAAGCTTCCCGATGGTCGGAGTACTTATCAACTGGATTGCCTTTCAGGAGATGGTCACGGCCGCTCAGGCCTTCGGTTTTATGCTGATCTGGGCTACGCTGTTCGTGATTTCCCGGCAGTCACAAGCAGCGCCTGATGCGGTACTTAAGTCTTCATAATTCATGTAGATAAGGTGAACAACATATACGTGCTTGCCACATATTCATTTGTTGGGTTCAACTTATAATAAAATAAATGGAATTATAGCAGTTAGTTTTTGCGGCAAGAAGGGAAAAATAGATTTAAATGGATTTCATGTCGTTAGAAGGAGAGAAGTTGCCTGTGACGGGTGGTATCCATGATTTTAGGAGTATTAAATCCATCTACTTCCCTAGTACAATTGTTTGGAGTTTAATTAGATGCCTGCATTCCATTTAATTAGGGCAGTTTGGTATGCATCTTGTGGTACAGCATCTTAGTACAACGGTTGATATATAATGAACTTGATCTGCCTGCTGTACATTCATTTTCAATAATTTATTGCGATCGATCATCATCGTTGTCTTCCAGTGGAAGGCAACGATGATGATCGATTTTTTGTGAAGCGCATCGCGGAGAAATGACCGCAAAATTTGGAGCAGCTCGGTCATATTCACCAGTGAGATGGCAATAAAGTATAACAAGGGGCCAGCGGATTCATCTTCCTGACAAGAAGAAGCCTGCTGGTTTTTTGCATTTATGGATCAATCAGCTAATTTACATAAAGCGCTACATTTAAAGCGTTAACGATAACATTGGTTCTATATGATGGGGGCGATAATAATCATCTTACAGGGAGGGAATTCATGTTGCGAAATATGGGCAGGAGGATTGTATATTTACTGCTGGCGGTTCAGCTTCTTGCCGGCTCACTATTTACAGGGGCTGCAGCTTATGCCGCAGATGATAAAGCAGCAATTGATCATTTGAAGCAGCTTAAGGCGGGAGAAATTGGCGCTGGCGGGCCGCAGGCTGGCGACCTCCAAACCGATGCCGGACAAGCCGGTCATGGACAACCTGCGGAAGCATATTCCGTAACGCAAAATGTATACGCTGCAGCGGACTCTTACGATTTTACAGACAAGCTTTACATTCGCAAAATCGGTTCATACCAGGTCGGCTCCACCAACAAGGATGGCGGCGTGGCCGAGATCGTGAAATACAATAAAGGGAACGGGAGGTTCTACCTCGTTAACGGTTCCTCCAATCCGCCAAGCCTTGATATCGTCAAGCTGGCCGGCGGTGTTTTAACGAAGGAGAAGACGATTCAAGTCAAGGAGCTGGCAGAGTCGGGCGGCTTCCAATACGGCGACTTGACCAGCGTCGATGTACATGAGGAAACGAAGCGCATAGCTCTAGCAGTACAGGAAGCGGATGCGGCCAAAGCGGGCAAAATACTCGTCATGGATGAGGACGGGAATTTGCTGACGACTTACGAGGCCGGCGTGCAGCCGGACATGCTTCTGTTTACGCCGGACGGACGCTATATACTGACGGCGGATGAGGGAGAACCGCGGCTTGCCGGGATCGATCCGGAAGGCAGCGTTACGATCGTCGATACGCTGACCGAAGAGGTGACGCATGTTAAATTTGATGATCCTGCGGTGATCGATGATTTGGTGCATATCCGTGGAGCTTCCGGCGCAGACGGCAGCATCACTGGTCCGGGAAATAAAGCCGACGCCTTGTTCGATTTGGAACCGGAGTATATTGCCCTTTCTTCAGATGGAGAGACCGCTTATGTGTCGCTGCAAGAGAACAATGCGATCGCTGAGGTCAGTATCGCCGCCAGAACGGTAACAGCCGTGCGCGGGTTAGGAGTGAAAGATTTAAACGACCCGGCCAATTCGTTGGACTTGGTGAAGGACGGGACGATCAAGCTGGAGAATGTTCCATTCTTCGGCCAATATATGCCGGATGGAATAGCTGCCTATGATTTTGGCGGCCAGACCTATCTGTTTACGGCCAATGAAGGAGATGTCACCGAATGGCCGGGCCGGGTGAACGGCACAACACTTGGCAAGCTGCGAACCCGGCTGAACCCCGGCTCTGCGGCAGCGCAGTTTCTAGAAAGCAAGGGAACGGTTTACGATAAAGTCGAGGTCGCCGGGGATATGGGGAACGACGAGGTCTATTTGTACGGGGGGCGTTCTTTCTCCATTTGGAATGCTGCGGACATGCGGCTTGTGTATGATAGCGGCAGTGATTTTGAGCAAATTATAGCCCAGCGTCTGCCGGATTATTTCAATGCGAGCAACAGCAAGACAGAAAAGGATGACCGCAGCGGCAAAAAAGGCCCTGAGCCCGAATACGTCTCGGTCGGCCGGGTCGGCGATAAAGTGTTTGCTTTTATCGGGCTGGAGCGGATCGGCGGCGTCATGACTTATGACGTGACTGACCCGGCGGCGCCGGAATTCGTCAATTATACGAATACACGTGATTTCGGCGCGGGCCTGGATACCGATACGGGGCCGGAGGGACTGGAATTCATTCCTGCGCCATACAGCCCGACGGGGCGCCCGCTGCTGCTCGTTGCAAACGAGGTTGGCGGCACCGTGGCTGTCCTGGAGCTGGAGGTTACTAAGGTAACCTTGAATAAGACGGACTTGCGCCTTCATTTGGGCGGTGCCGGAGAGAAGCTGACGGCAGCGGTGGACGCCGTCGGCGTTGGCCAAGTCGGTGTGAAATGGACATCCTCCAATCCCGGTATCGCGGCGGTAAATGGGGATGGCCTCGTTACACCTGTAACTGCCGGGAGTGCGGAGGTTACGGCAATCAGCGAAGACGGCTATGGAATGACTATTGCAAAAGTAACAGTAAGTGAGGCTGCCGCGGCGGACTGGAAGCTGACGGTGATGCATACCAATGATACGCATGCCCATTTGGCCGATGTCGCAAGACGCGGAACCCTTGTCAGGGAAATCCGCGAGGAGACGGCCGGAAACAGCCTGTTGGTCGATGCAGGAGATGTGTTCTCGGGGGATCTTTATTTTACCAAGTGGCTGGGGCTGGCCGATCTGGCGTTCATGAATCAGCTGCAATATGACGCAATGACCTTCGGCAATCACGAGTTTGACCGGGGAACGGCCGTACTTGCCGAATTTGTGAGCCAGGCACAGTTCCCGCTGGTAAGCTCGAACATTGATTTCAGCAAGGATAATCATATGGCGCCATGGATTAGATCGCCTAAGACGATGAGGGCTGGCGCTTTTCAAGCGGCAGGGGATGCTGGCGTGTATCCGTATGTCGTGTTTGACGTCAACGGCAAGCGTGTTGGTGTGATGGGCCTGACCACAGAAGATACCAAGGAAACATCGAGTCCCGGAAAAAATGTTGCATTTCTTCCCGCTGCAGAGGCTGCAGCTGAGACGGTAAAGGCGATGGAGCAAGAAGGAATTCAGATCATTATCGCCTTGTCCCATCTAGGCTATAGCCGGGATAAGCAGCTCGCTGGCGCAGTGGACGGGATCGACCTGATTGTCGGCGGCCATACCCATACGAAGCTGGATGAGCCGGAAATCATCTTGAATTCGGATGGCGGCGCGCCGACGGTGATCGTGCAGGCCAATGAATGGGGGAAATATTTGGGCCGCGTCGATCTTTATTTTGACCGCAACGGCGTCGTGCTGACGGGAGCGGGCCAAACGTCCGGAAGGCTTATTCCCGTAGACAGCCAGGTAGAGGAAGATCGCGAGCTGAAAGCGATGCTGGAGCCATATAACGCTGAACTGGACGTGCTCAAAAAGCAGGTGATCGGAAATGCCGGCGTTGTTCTCGACGGGGAGCGCGACCATGTGCGCTCCAGAGAGACGAATCTGGGGAACCTCATTGCCGATGGAATGCTGGCGAAAGCAAAGGCTCTCAAAAATGCGGATATTGCCCTGACCAATGGCGGGGGAATCCGCGCTTCCATAGACGAAGGCGAAATTACGATGGGCGAGCTGCGCACGGTGATGCCGTTTGGGAACACGCTGTATATTTTGGATGTGACCGGCAAACAGCTTAAGGATGGACTGGAGAATGGCGTTAGCGGCGCCAAGCTTGCCGATCTGCCGGGTAAATTTCCGCAGGTCGCCGGCATGAAGTTCAAGTGGGATCTGAAAGCTCCGGCTGGCAGCAAAGTGTATGATATCCAGATTCAATATGGTGAGCGGTACATTCCGCTGAATGAGTCTGCGATTTACCGCTTGGCAACCAACAGCTTCGTGGCCAACGGGGGAGACGGCTATGCTTCCTTTGCCGAGGCGGTTGCGCTTGGCGCGTACCATGAGGATCTCGGGTATCCCGACTATGAGATCTTTATTGAGCATGTGGAGCAGCAGGGAGGGACGGTCCATCCCCGGGTAGAAGGGCGTATTGTTGAACAAGCGAAGCCGGAGAGCAAACCTGGAAATGGCGGCGGGTCCGGCAATGCTGGCGGCGGCAATGCTGGTGGTGGCAGTAACGCTGTCGGCGGGAGCCAAGGAAATGGCAAAAATGAGCCGGATAAGGAACAGGGCCCCAGCGGAAACGGCAGTCAGGGAGCGCATGTGCTGTCCGGCGAACAGCTGCAGCGGACAAAAGAAATCGCAGCGGACGGCACGGAAATGATCCGGATTACCGCGCAGCTGTCTGACGTTGAAGCTGCATTGGCAGCCGCCGAGCAAGGGAACCGTGAGATCATGATTCAGGCGGAGGATAAGGACTTTGCTGGATCAGGTTCCGCTTTGCAAGCAGTAAAGGTGTCTCTTCAAGCAAAGGCGCTGGCATCAGCATCCTCTAAAGACAAGAACCTCGTCATGGTCATCCGTACCGCATCAGCAAGTTATCGTCTTCCGCTGCATGTGCTGGGTTTACAGCAGTTAGAGAGCAATAATGGCGCGCTGGATTGGCAGAAGGCTTCGGTTAATGTCATTTTGGCACCCGTCACAGGAGAGAAGCTGCAGCAGATTAACAGTAAAGCCGCGGATCTGGGAGCCGGAATCATACCCGGTACGGTCTTTGATTTTAAAGTGACCTTATCCGGGAAAGACGAGGAACGGGAGATCAGTTATTTCGGGCTAACCTATGTCAGTCGAACGATCGGCATTCCTGATCATTTTGCCGATAAGCTATTAACGGCGGTGCAATATGATGAAGCGACTGGTGAATTGCTCTTCGTGCCTGCGGTGAAAATACACACAACTGAAGGGACTGCCCTTGAAATCAAACGCCCCGGCAACAACAGCATCTATGCTGTGCTGGAATACCGCAAAACGTTTGCGGATATCCATGGGCATTGGGCCCAGCAGGCGATCGAGGCCTTGGCTTCACGAATGATCGCTGCAGGAACGGATGATTCCACATTTGCTCCAGGGCAAGCAGTGAGCAAAGGCGAATTTGCAGCTTTGCTGATGCGGAGCCTGGGATTGGCCTCAGTTACAGCAATCGGGGATAGCCGATTTGCTGATGTCGGCTCCAATACGCCGCATGCCGCGGAGATTGGCTCTGCTGCACAGTATGGGATCGTAACCGGCGATGAATCCGGCCATTTCAATCCGGATCAAGAGCTAAACCGCGCCGAAATGGCTGTAATGGTCGCCCATGCCCTCCGCCTTGTGGACGGCAGCGATGGAAGCAATATACCGGGATCTTTGGCGGTATTTAAGGATCAGCACGCGATTCCTGCCTGGGCGATCCCCGGCGCTGCCTATCTGGCGGATCGTGGTATGGTGAAGGGCGATCCGCAGGGCAATTTCGAGGCTCGCGGGAAGGTAACCCGCGCCCAAGCTGCAGTGATCCTGCTGAAATTGCTCCGAGAGCTTGGATTTGTGGACGAGGCATAAGGAACGGAACCAGGTGGGGAGGTAGCATAGGATTGGACATACCAGAGGACGCCGACAGGCGTCCTTTTTGGTTTGTATTCTTGGTCGCTGAAGCTTGTTTAGCAAGTGCGGCAACATAAGGTCAAGGATTCGTCTGCGCGGGCGATCCGACTACGCACGTTGAAGGAGGCCATTCGCCCGTAAGCCTGTTAGCCCCGGAAACCGGTCAGTCGGTCAGCCTGGTAGCCTGGTAGTCTGGTAGCCTGAGCCTGAGTCTAACGACTCCCATTCACGTTATTTGTACCAATTTGCGCTTATTTTACATTTAACGGCTGTCAGCCACGCTATTTAAGGTTTATCTACAGTTTTGAGCAATAAAGATTGAAATAGCGTTCCCTGGTTTCGTTAGATTCTGACAGAGGCTATTTTCGGAAAAATAGTGATCGTGAGAATCGTTAAAACCAACCACTAGTACTCGTTCTATGTCACAATTTCGATCCGTCACGTCTTAGTTATGGTCTATGTTAGCTTCAGTCTTGTGTCTTGGTCTCGCGTTTCAACCTCGCGCCACGTTCTCACGACTCGGCGCCGCGGGTGTCGTAGTTCATCACTTCCAATCAGCAGCAATCGTTTGCTTACTAGAAGGCGAAGGAGCTTTATTGTTATTGACAAGAATAGAGCGAATGGTTACCTTAAATAGAAATGATCGTAAAGAACTGGAAAAATGCATGGGCTATAGGAGGATACTTGTCTTGAACAAATGGATGGCAATCTTAATAGCAGGTCTCATGGCGGCGGTGGTCACTTCGGGCTGTACAGTGGATTCAAACCCAGAGGCGGTTAATACGTCGACAGTTAGTGATGGCAAGAACGACAAAGGCTCGAATTCGAATACCACCACTTCGAATCAAAATTTGCCGAAGGCGGAGGAGCTTATACAACGGATGAACGAGGCTGGAAAGGAACTCATGAGCTTCTCGACCGAAGTGGATGTATACCAGACTATTGTAAACA
This window harbors:
- a CDS encoding MetQ/NlpA family ABC transporter substrate-binding protein, which gives rise to MKKWMLMLSLLMVVVTGCGKQADSGAANKEVSPAESPQQQEEVTLKVATLIPPMTEILELVQPLLKEEGVNLELVVLSDNIQPNDALANKEVDVNFFQHVPYMEQYNQNKNANLVAVQPIYHAVYGAYSKRYKSMEELPEGAVIAIANDPSNIGRSLDMLDKAGIIKLKEGVGIEATQADIIENEKNYKFEEVDLLMLARMLDDADLALMTPAYASPLGLTPKKDALLTETAESDFAITLVAREDNKDSEAVQKLAKAMSGPEVKQFLQDNYDEIAIPAFE
- a CDS encoding ATP-binding cassette domain-containing protein — translated: MISLQEVSKSYGQQRNDRLAAVQEVTLSVEEGTIHGIIGPSGAGKSTLLRLMNMLEAPDAGRVIVAGQDWTVLSEGELRRARRSIGMIFQQFNLLQNRTVSGNVSVPLELAGLPRKERAERVRECLRFVGLLDKAEEYPATLSGGQKQRVAIARALANHPKVLLCDEPTSSLDPNTTNDILGVLRHVNETLGVTIIIVTHEMDVVAQLCQRVSVMEDGRLTDSFALQPQNRASAILSPKSYREQLLGTEGVSDV
- a CDS encoding methionine ABC transporter permease, with the protein product MFDISVMLDSMIQYEAEIRKAIGETFFMVGISVAAAIVCGLPVGTLLFLCRKGQIYENRTWSWLLNGLVNIIRSFPFLLLVVFMIPLTRIIVGTAIGTVAASIPLSVVAIALYARQVEQALLDVPRGVIEAARSMGASKLEMIFKFLYVEARSGLVLGLTTSTISYISYSTVVGIVGGGGIGDFAIRYGYQRFETELMTGVILLMIVLVQGIQYAGTTISKLLDKRS
- the fetB gene encoding iron export ABC transporter permease subunit FetB encodes the protein MSLLALSFTIIFVMVTMLISVWQKLELEKDIAIGTIRAAVQLLLVGYVLQFVFNSNHPLFIIAIVIFMITVAASNAAKRGKGLAGIWWRVVIAIAATELLMMGLLLGLDIIEPTPQYIIPISGMTIGNAMVVAGLFLNQFKRDILASRGEIETLLSLGASARRSVQDVMKRSVKSSMIPTIDGMKTVGLVQLPGMMTGMIIAGADPVEAVRYQILIVFAFTSSAAITSILLSTLSYRQWFTKDLRLRRVE
- a CDS encoding DMT family transporter encodes the protein MENATVGVKIKPSLPLQAARPKSGFWLVVLGAALWGADPLFRIILLKSLTSAQIVLLEHIIIALIAIPVMWKNRQELRGLGWKQAGALLFISWGGSAIATILFTMGLVHGNPNAVLLLQKLQPLFAIVLARMLLKERLPRHFSWLIILALAGTYLLTFGFTLPIGHWSEIVQVGSLLSLGAAALWGGSTVMGRLMVGQMKYETVTSLRFVLALPLLLAITWNEGAAWNIPTEAGAFAAVSLNLLGQALLPGLLSLLVYYKGLTTTKASVATLAELSFPMVGVLINWIAFQEMVTAAQAFGFMLIWATLFVISRQSQAAPDAVLKSS
- a CDS encoding ATP-binding cassette domain-containing protein is translated as MEQLKKSHADSPGTLLFSNVSAAVARHDRVALLGMSGQGKSTLLRILSLLDIADEGDIRLEGISSRQIDPIEWRKAVCYVAQQAVMLPGSVEDNLRTVHQLHRIPYDAPLVGKLLAQAGLETIDLSKNAADLSGGEKQRIALIRSLLLRPKILLLDEITASLDQSNAIRVEELLQQWHRQEGTAMIWVTHQLEQAARISDYVWFMGDHTLLEKTPAKQFFEQPKTGLARKFLSQPLDRGELCLS